The following are from one region of the Salvia hispanica cultivar TCC Black 2014 chromosome 1, UniMelb_Shisp_WGS_1.0, whole genome shotgun sequence genome:
- the LOC125200568 gene encoding uncharacterized protein LOC125200568, with protein MERLIYSNSVPLKRRLNSPFLPQLAQADSPQRLRPSSLSPSSSFPRRLKSVSCSLNVNTSGFLSRKGADNSPEINLEPLVESAPEPGFLKWLAQKLCRQQKVVNTGKVILLSAFILSFLHPATVSPAIASLQTAAHSGAPAAVAVGNTLIRSELLSSAWTGFFAGCLHTLSGPDHLAALAPLSIGRSKMESAAVGALWGCGHDAGQVLFGLLFLILKDRLHIEVIRTWGTRVVGLTLLVIGGMGIREASEVPVPCVALENGECDVSEYEALVSQPVGKKKIGFATFATGIVHGLQPDALMMILPALALPSRLAGAAFLLMFLVGTVIAMGSYTVFIGSCSEALKERVPRITEKLTWASSLIAIAMGLSLLVSQYFGFSLY; from the exons ATGGAGAGGTTGATCTACTCCAATTCCGTTCCTCTCAAACGCCGCCTCAATTCGCCGTTTCTTCCACAACTCGCTCAAGCGGATTCGCCCCAACGACTCCGACCATCATCATTGTCTCCTTCATCTTCGTTTCCGCGCCGATTGAAGTCAGTTTCCTGCAGTCTCAATGTCAACACCTCAGGTTTTCTTTCCCGCAAAGGTGCGGATAATTCGCCTGAGATTAATTTGGAGCCTCTCGTGGAGTCTGCGCCGGAGCCGGGTTTTCTCAAATGGCTTGCTCAGAAACTGTGTCGCCAGCAAAAG GTGGTTAATACTGGGAAGGTAATACTTCTATCAGcattcattttatcatttctccatcCAGCTACTGTATCTCCAGCCATTGCAAGTCTCCAAACTGCAGCCCATTCAGGAGCTCCAGCAGCAGTTGCAGTTGGTAACACTCTCATTCGCAGTGAGTTGCTAAGCAGTGCGTGGACAGGCTTTTTCGCTGGCTGTCTGCACACACTATCTGGACCAGATCACCTCGCTGCATTAGCTCCACTCTCAATTGGCCGCtccaaaatggaaagtgcTGCTGTTGGAGCTCTATGGGGATGTGGGCATGATGCTGGCCAGGTACTGTTTGGCTTgctgtttttaattttgaaggaCCGGCTTCATATTGAGGTCATCAGAACATGGGGAACAAGAGTTGTGGGGTTAACTCTTCTTGTCATTGGTGGAATGGGTATCCGGGAAGCTTCAGAAGTCCCTGTACCTTGCGTTGCCCTAGAAAATGGCGAATGTGATGTTAGTGAGTACGAAGCCCTTGTGAGCCAACCAGTTGGAAAGAAGAAGATCGGATTTGCTACATTTGCCACGGGAATTGTCCACGGGCTTCAGCCTGATGCACTGATGATGATCTTGCCTGCACTTGCTTTGCCTTCCCGACTAGCTGGTGCTGCGTTTTTGTTGATGTTTCTAGTTGGAACAGTCATTGCAATGGGAAGTTATACTGTCTTTATAGGCTCGTGTAGCGAGGCACTAAAGGAGAGAGTTCCCCGGATAACAGAGAAGCTCACTTGGGCGTCTTCCCTCATAGCAATTGCGATGGGGCTTTCTCTTCTAGTTAGCCAATATTTCGGATTTAGTCTCTATTGA
- the LOC125201468 gene encoding aquaporin PIP2-7: protein MTKDVSEEPEVHHHGKDYVDPPPAPLLDLGELKLWSFYRALIAEFIATLLFLYVTVATVIGHKKLNAADHCDGVGILGIAWAFGGMIFILVYCTAGISGGHINPAVTFGLFLARKVSLIRAVAYIVAQSLGAICGVGLVKAFMKSYYNKLGGGANSVSTGYNTGTALGAEIIGTFVLVYTVFSATDPKRSARDSHVPVLAPLPIGFAVFMVHLATIPITGTGINPARSFGAAVIYNNGKVWDDHWIFWVGPFVGALAAAAYHQYILRAAAIKALGSFRSNASN, encoded by the exons ATGACGAAAGATGTGAGCGAAGAGCCGGAGGTCCACCACCACGGCAAGGACTACGTGGACCCACCGCCAGCCCCGCTGCTCGACTTAGGCGAGCTCAAGCTCTGGTCCTTCTACAGAGCCCTCATCGCCGAGTTCATCGCCACCCTCCTCTTCCTCTACGTAACCGTCGCCACCGTCATCGGCCACAAGAAGCTCAACGCCGCCGACCACTGCGACGGCGTCGGCATCCTCGGCATCGCCTGGGCTTTCGGCGGCATGATCTTCATCCTCGTCTACTGCACCGCCGGAATCTCAG GTGGGCACATCAACCCTGCGGTGACATTCGGGCTGTTCCTGGCCCGGAAGGTCTCGCTGATTCGGGCTGTGGCGTATATCGTAGCTCAGAGCTTGGGCGCCATCTGCGGCGTTGGTTTGGTGAAAGCTTTCATGAAAAGCTACTACAACAAGCTCGGCGGCGGAGCTAACTCGGTTAGCACAGGCTACAACACCGGAACTGCACTTGGCGCTGAGATCATTGGCACCTTCGTGCTCGTCTACACCGTCTTCTCCGCCACTGACCCCAAGAGGAGCGCACGTGACTCTCACGTTCCT gtttTGGCTCCGCTCCCCATCGGATTTGCGGTGTTCATGGTTCATTTGGCGACAATCCCCATCACCGGAACAGGAATCAATCCGGCGAGAAGCTTCGGTGCTGCGGTTATCTACAACAACGGAAAAGTTTGGGATGATCAT TGGATATTCTGGGTGGGACCGTTCGTGGGAGCTCTGGCCGCGGCGGCGTACCACCAGTACATATTGAGGGCCGCGGCCATCAAGGCGCTGGGATCATTCAGGAGCAATGCGAGCAACTGA
- the LOC125214653 gene encoding uncharacterized protein LOC125214653, producing the protein MAARFKELIKKYGKVGVVVHCSVSAASISGLYVAINSNVDVESLLERIGLSNLGKDKSKDGGRSDPLPENAEITTKGSPEIPAKEKNRTTELAASSGGALALAILLNKALFPVRVPITLAVTPAVARFLARRNMINKSV; encoded by the coding sequence ATGGCTGCCAGATTCAAAGAGCTTATCAAAAAATACGGTAAAGTAGGAGTAGTGGTGCATTGCTCAGTCTCCGCAGCCTCAATTTCGGGCCTCTACGTCGCGATTAACAGCAACGTCGATGTCGAATCCTTACTCGAGAGGATTGGTTTATCTAATCTAGGCAAGGATAAGTCCAAGGATGGCGGTAGATCTGATCCGCTGCCCGAAAATGCTGAGATAACGACGAAAGGCTCTCCAGAAATACCAGCGAAGGAGAAGAATCGTACGACCGAGCTGGCGGCATCGAGCGGCGGCGCTCTTGCTCTAGCGATCCTGCTGAATAAAGCTCTGTTTCCGGTCAGGGTTCCGATCACCTTAGCTGTAACACCAGCCGTGGCACGGTTTCTGGCGAGGCGAAATATGATCAATAAAAGTGTATGA